In the genome of Deltaproteobacteria bacterium, the window TTCGTGATGAATCCCATTTTCAGGGCCTCTTCACCACCGAAGTCACGACCCGTGAGGGCAAGTTCCCTGAACCAGCCGTGGCCGACGATATAGGGCATGCGCTGGAGGGTGCCGATATCGGCGATGATGCCGATCCGCGTTTCCCGGATGGAGAAAATGACATCCTTCGATGCGTACCGGATATCACAGGCACAGGACAGGTCGATACCGCCGCCGATACAATGACCGTGCACAGCCGCAATGACCGGCTTTCTGCATTTTTCGATGGAGCTCATGCTTTCCTGAAGTTCGGTGACCCTCCGCTTGAGCGACTCACGCCAGCGGGCCGAACCGTCTCCCAGGAGCTCCTGGGCAGCCACAAGATCGAGCCCTGCCGTGAAGCTCTTACCCTCGGCCTTTATGACAACAACCCGCACTTCGGGATCGGCGTCGAACTCATTCATGATCAGGGTCAACTCGTCGAAAAACTCGAAGGTCATGGTATTCCGTTCCTTCGGCCG includes:
- a CDS encoding crotonase/enoyl-CoA hydratase family protein, which codes for MSREDVFKIEKEGNIAWLTFNRPKERNTMTFEFFDELTLIMNEFDADPEVRVVVIKAEGKSFTAGLDLVAAQELLGDGSARWRESLKRRVTELQESMSSIEKCRKPVIAAVHGHCIGGGIDLSCACDIRYASKDVIFSIRETRIGIIADIGTLQRMPYIVGHGWFRELALTGRDFGGEEALKMGFITKLCDDKEALDAAVKELAEELAFLPPLTVQGVKEVINFSRDNGVYAGLSYIAQKNAAAVPNEDMMEAVAAMWEKREPKFKGN